Proteins co-encoded in one Armatimonadota bacterium genomic window:
- a CDS encoding aminopeptidase codes for MIDQRWRRTAEVLVNYSAEVRPGDRVLIVMVEPETFPLAVAVYEAVIRSGGLPHVQFGSAYLERALMQYGNEIQVNWVPEPELDEIRWADAYIGLRGARSPHEFAGVPADVLAAHRRAMGIVSRARNEGTRWVLMRVPTEALAQQAGMPLDEMMAFFFRATLRDWAEEARTYEQIRERFQRARTVRVTGHETELTFSTVGRTYIIGDGRHNMPDGEIYTAPVEDSVEGVITFEFPGVYGGVRIPDIRLVFERGQVVSATASANADLLCRILDTDVGARRVGEFGVGVNFGIDRFIGDVLFDEKMGGTVHLALGRAYAECGGTNDSAIHWDVVKDLRTGGTISLDGEEVFRNGSFRF; via the coding sequence GTGATCGACCAGCGCTGGAGGCGAACGGCAGAAGTCCTGGTTAACTACTCCGCGGAGGTCCGGCCGGGGGATCGGGTCCTGATCGTCATGGTCGAGCCGGAGACCTTTCCCCTGGCGGTTGCGGTCTATGAGGCTGTGATCCGCTCGGGGGGGCTGCCCCACGTGCAGTTTGGCTCCGCGTACCTGGAACGGGCTCTGATGCAGTACGGCAATGAGATCCAGGTGAACTGGGTGCCCGAACCTGAGCTCGACGAGATCCGTTGGGCCGACGCGTACATCGGGTTGCGCGGTGCGCGCAGCCCCCACGAGTTCGCGGGAGTCCCAGCGGATGTCCTCGCAGCACACCGGCGTGCCATGGGGATAGTGTCCCGGGCCCGGAACGAGGGGACGCGGTGGGTGCTAATGCGAGTCCCAACGGAGGCCTTGGCCCAGCAGGCCGGCATGCCCCTGGACGAGATGATGGCGTTCTTTTTCCGGGCAACCCTGCGCGATTGGGCGGAAGAGGCTCGTACCTACGAGCAAATCCGCGAGCGCTTTCAGCGTGCCCGGACGGTGCGAGTCACCGGCCACGAGACCGAACTCACCTTCTCCACCGTCGGTCGGACTTACATCATCGGCGACGGCCGTCACAACATGCCTGACGGGGAGATCTACACAGCCCCGGTGGAGGACAGCGTAGAGGGCGTCATCACCTTTGAATTTCCTGGCGTCTACGGAGGGGTGCGGATCCCCGACATCCGCCTGGTCTTCGAGCGCGGGCAGGTGGTTTCCGCCACCGCGTCCGCCAACGCCGACCTCCTGTGCCGCATCCTTGACACCGACGTGGGAGCCAGACGCGTCGGTGAGTTCGGCGTTGGAGTGAACTTTGGCATCGACCGCTTCATTGGTGACGTGCTCTTCGATGAGAAAATGGGGGGCACAGTTCATCTGGCGTTGGGCCGCGCCTACGCGGAGTGCGGTGGTACCAACGACTCGGCAATCCACTGGGATGTGGTGAAGGACTTGCGGACAGGTGGGACCATCAGCCTCGACGGAGAAGAGGTCTTTAGAAACGGAAGCTTTCGATTCTAG
- a CDS encoding winged helix-turn-helix domain-containing protein gives MTQVSQTRAAQAMVGREAELRRLAQLLGKDARGYIVHLHGIAGVGKSALLVAFAARARRAGAAVVALDCRVIEPTERGFLQEVGRALGGRTRTVAQAAARLGRLAPVVIVTLDNYEVFRLMDTWLRQVFVVSLPTNVRLILSGRQPPVAAWLASSELEGLVDVLPVGPLPQGAALELLIRSGVSPTMGRRLLPLVRGHPLAIKLAARAVAERPDLGTEDLAAHRVVEELTRVYLADVSDAVTRQALAASSVVRRTTLTLLRALLPDVDPHSALERLQALPFVEMRHDGLVVHETVQEAISSLLRSTDPERHRQYRKAAWRQLRQEASGAAAADLWRYTADMLYLVENPLVREAFFPTEAQPLAVEPARQEDASAIRQIFQRHEPPEAAALLEAWWRRLPSAFSVIRDRDGTIIAFYCLLDVNAIAPPLLRDDPVVQKWWRHLQDHPIPRGQTVIGLRQFLDLEHGSGPSVSRSACWLDVKRTYMALRPHLRRVYAAGPVLPSLGPVLETLGFRALPVPGAGPAFAVAPQLDPSNLVLDFGPGSVDSWLAGLVAAETGIDRGPALDERARELTLDGRQIRLTQLEFGVLKALLDAEGRTVSRAELLEEVWGYKFSRGSNVVDAVVCALRRKLGTRGEVIEAVRGVGYRLRRDWRHLLA, from the coding sequence ATGACCCAGGTCTCTCAGACGCGCGCCGCTCAGGCCATGGTCGGCCGGGAAGCCGAACTCCGCAGGCTCGCGCAGCTCCTTGGGAAGGACGCCCGAGGGTATATCGTCCACCTGCACGGCATCGCCGGCGTGGGGAAGTCCGCACTGTTGGTGGCCTTCGCTGCCAGGGCCAGACGGGCGGGTGCCGCGGTGGTCGCGCTCGACTGCAGGGTGATCGAACCCACGGAGCGTGGCTTCCTCCAGGAGGTGGGGCGGGCCCTGGGCGGTCGAACGCGCACGGTGGCTCAGGCCGCGGCGCGTCTCGGCCGTCTGGCACCCGTCGTGATCGTGACGCTGGACAACTACGAGGTGTTCCGTCTGATGGACACCTGGCTGCGGCAGGTGTTCGTGGTGTCATTGCCCACCAACGTCCGCCTGATCCTGTCCGGGCGCCAGCCGCCGGTCGCCGCCTGGCTCGCCTCGTCCGAACTCGAGGGTCTGGTTGATGTGCTGCCCGTTGGCCCCCTTCCCCAGGGGGCAGCTCTCGAACTCCTGATCCGCTCGGGCGTTTCGCCGACCATGGGCCGGCGTCTGCTCCCGCTCGTCCGTGGACACCCACTCGCCATCAAGCTGGCGGCCAGGGCCGTCGCAGAACGGCCGGATCTGGGCACCGAGGATCTCGCTGCTCATCGCGTCGTGGAGGAACTGACGCGCGTCTACCTCGCCGACGTGTCCGATGCGGTGACGCGACAGGCGTTGGCGGCGTCCTCGGTTGTCCGGCGCACGACGCTCACGCTCCTTCGGGCTCTCCTCCCTGACGTGGATCCGCACAGCGCCCTCGAGCGCCTTCAGGCGCTGCCCTTCGTCGAGATGCGGCATGACGGATTGGTCGTGCACGAAACGGTTCAGGAGGCCATCTCGAGCCTTTTGCGGTCCACTGATCCCGAGCGGCACCGGCAGTACCGGAAGGCGGCGTGGCGTCAGCTCCGTCAGGAGGCGAGCGGCGCGGCGGCCGCGGACCTGTGGCGCTATACCGCCGACATGCTCTACCTGGTCGAAAACCCGCTCGTCCGGGAGGCGTTCTTCCCCACCGAGGCGCAGCCGCTCGCCGTCGAACCGGCCAGGCAGGAGGACGCCTCGGCCATCCGCCAGATCTTCCAGCGGCACGAGCCACCGGAGGCCGCGGCACTGCTTGAGGCCTGGTGGAGGCGCCTGCCCTCGGCCTTCTCCGTGATCAGGGACCGGGACGGGACGATCATCGCCTTCTACTGCCTCCTCGACGTCAACGCGATAGCGCCGCCGCTCCTTCGGGACGATCCGGTGGTCCAGAAGTGGTGGAGGCATCTCCAGGATCACCCGATCCCTCGAGGGCAGACGGTGATTGGGCTGCGGCAGTTCCTCGACCTGGAACATGGCAGTGGTCCCTCCGTGTCCCGGTCCGCCTGCTGGCTGGATGTGAAGCGCACGTATATGGCGCTGCGACCTCATCTGCGCCGGGTGTACGCTGCGGGGCCAGTCCTGCCTTCCCTGGGGCCGGTCCTCGAAACCCTGGGGTTCCGCGCGCTGCCCGTGCCTGGGGCGGGACCAGCGTTCGCTGTGGCACCGCAGCTCGATCCCAGCAATCTGGTGTTGGATTTCGGCCCCGGGTCGGTCGATAGCTGGCTGGCCGGCCTCGTGGCGGCAGAGACGGGCATCGACAGGGGACCGGCCCTTGACGAAAGGGCCCGGGAACTGACCCTGGACGGCCGGCAGATTCGCCTGACACAGCTGGAGTTCGGGGTGCTGAAGGCCCTCCTGGACGCCGAGGGCAGGACGGTGTCCCGGGCCGAGCTGCTGGAGGAGGTCTGGGGATACAAGTTCAGCAGGGGAAGCAACGTCGTCGACGCGGTCGTCTGTGCACTTCGCCGCAAGCTGGGCACCCGCGGCGAGGTCATCGAGGCCGTCCGCGGCGTCGGGTACCGGCTCAGACGGGACTGGCGTCACCTGCTCGCTTGA